From the genome of Terriglobales bacterium, one region includes:
- a CDS encoding trypsin-like peptidase domain-containing protein gives MKSLRPVLLALLLAASFYYLTTHYRGVRSASDETGRMRPATLEITEAAAAPALDADEQTNIEVYRKALPSVVNITSTTVAFDFFYGPVPEQGQGSGFILDKQGHILTNYHVVRNARQVEVTLSDKRKFRAEVIGFDRPNDLAVIRIPAAENLKPATLGDSRALVVGQKVYAIGNPFGLSGTMTRGIVSALRPVRGPEPGLFVDEAIQTDAAINPGNSGGPLLNSQGEVIGINTFILSQVGQSAGIGFAIPINVAKAVLNDLVTFGRVRRPVLGIRTLPIGPELAAEMGLPADAGVLILQVVPGGPAEKAGLKGGTRRAYLGNMPIMIGGDLIVAIDGEEVTDQSDIARVMNNRKAGDTVRVAVYRGKRRLEIDVPLSEVREAL, from the coding sequence ATGAAATCCCTGCGACCAGTCCTGCTGGCGCTGTTGCTGGCGGCCAGCTTCTACTACCTGACCACGCACTACCGCGGCGTGCGCTCGGCGTCCGACGAAACCGGGCGCATGCGCCCGGCGACCCTGGAGATCACGGAAGCCGCAGCGGCGCCGGCGCTCGACGCCGACGAGCAGACCAACATCGAGGTGTATCGCAAGGCGCTGCCCTCGGTGGTCAACATCACCTCCACGACGGTGGCCTTCGACTTTTTTTACGGGCCGGTGCCGGAGCAGGGCCAGGGCTCGGGGTTCATCCTGGACAAGCAGGGCCACATCCTCACCAACTATCACGTGGTGCGGAACGCGCGGCAGGTGGAGGTGACGCTTTCGGACAAGCGCAAGTTCCGCGCGGAAGTGATCGGCTTCGACCGGCCCAACGACCTGGCGGTCATCCGCATCCCGGCCGCGGAGAACCTGAAGCCGGCGACGCTGGGGGACTCGCGGGCGCTGGTGGTGGGGCAGAAGGTGTACGCCATCGGCAATCCGTTCGGACTGAGTGGGACAATGACGCGCGGTATCGTGAGTGCGCTGCGCCCGGTGCGGGGGCCGGAGCCCGGCCTGTTCGTGGATGAAGCCATCCAGACAGATGCGGCCATCAATCCGGGAAATTCGGGCGGGCCGCTGCTGAATTCTCAGGGCGAAGTGATCGGCATCAACACGTTCATTCTCAGCCAGGTCGGACAAAGCGCGGGCATCGGCTTCGCCATCCCCATCAACGTGGCCAAAGCGGTGCTCAACGACCTGGTCACCTTCGGGCGCGTGCGGCGGCCGGTGCTCGGCATCCGGACGCTGCCCATCGGGCCGGAGCTGGCGGCGGAAATGGGTCTGCCGGCGGATGCGGGCGTGCTCATCCTGCAGGTGGTGCCGGGAGGTCCGGCCGAGAAGGCGGGACTCAAGGGCGGGACTCGGCGGGCGTACCTGGGCAACATGCCCATCATGATCGGCGGCGACCTCATCGTGGCCATCGACGGCGAAGAAGTCACCGACCAGAGCGACATCGCGCGCGTAATGAACAACCGCAAGGCCGGCGATACGGTACGCGTGGCCGTGTATCGCGGCAAACGACGCCTGGAGATTGACGTGCCGCTGAGCGAGGTGCGCGAGGCGCTCTAG
- a CDS encoding GxxExxY protein produces the protein MCGRRFHSRGCCTGCIRKHCVHRRDRRGRTKQEFDRISRKIIGAAINVHRALGPGLLESAYEACLVYELRELGLRVEQQKPLPVVYRGVHLDCGYRLDLVVESAIIVEIKSVDELAPIHAAQLPSYLKLSGLSVGLLINFNVRVLKQGLRRIVNSFPDSASSAFSPVRLTV, from the coding sequence ATGTGCGGGAGACGATTCCATTCCCGAGGATGCTGTACCGGCTGTATCCGTAAACACTGCGTCCACCGCCGAGATCGCCGAGGAAGGACGAAGCAAGAATTCGACCGGATAAGCAGGAAGATCATTGGCGCGGCCATCAACGTGCACCGTGCCTTAGGACCGGGCTTGCTCGAATCAGCATACGAGGCTTGTTTGGTCTACGAACTAAGGGAGTTGGGATTGAGGGTGGAACAGCAGAAGCCGCTTCCCGTGGTATATCGAGGTGTACACCTCGATTGCGGTTACCGCCTCGACCTGGTCGTGGAGTCGGCGATTATCGTTGAGATCAAGAGTGTCGACGAGCTTGCACCGATTCACGCAGCTCAGTTGCCGTCCTACTTGAAGCTCTCAGGTCTCAGTGTGGGCCTGTTGATCAACTTCAACGTCAGGGTCTTGAAGCAGGGTCTTCGCCGGATCGTAAACAGCTTTCCAGACTCGGCGTCCTCGGCGTTCTCGCCGGTGAGATTAACCGTGTAG
- the asnS gene encoding asparagine--tRNA ligase: protein MATEAQTNQTVQAPITSIVQIGRHEGEVVTIRGWLYNLRESGKLLFPIFRDGTGLLQGVVAKNAVTPEVFDAVKGLTQESSVIVRGKVRADKRAPGGYEIDVVGVEVVQRVPESDPYPISLKEHGVEFLMDHRHLWVRSPRQCAILRVRAEIIKAARDFFDERGFTLTDPPILTPAACEGTTTLFPVNYFDEEAFLTQSGQLYIEATAMALGKVYSFGPTFRAEKSKTRRHLTEFWMVEPEVAYATLDDLMQLAEEFITFIVKRCLERRRADLEAIGRKLEPLEKIDVPFPRLTYDEAVKMLQEGHAKGALEQRFEWGGDLGSPDETYLSAQFERPVMVHRYPAQVKAFYMEPDPQRPELALCVDVLAPEGYGEIIGGSQRIGSYELLLKRIREHGLPEAAFKWYLDLRKYGGVPHGGFGMGIERVVAWICGLEHVRETIPFPRMLYRLYP, encoded by the coding sequence ATGGCAACCGAAGCGCAAACCAATCAGACCGTGCAGGCACCCATCACCAGCATCGTGCAGATCGGCCGCCATGAGGGCGAGGTGGTCACCATCCGCGGCTGGCTGTACAACCTGCGGGAGAGCGGCAAGCTGCTGTTCCCCATCTTCCGCGACGGAACCGGGCTGCTGCAGGGCGTGGTGGCCAAGAACGCGGTGACCCCGGAAGTGTTCGACGCGGTGAAGGGATTGACGCAGGAGTCGAGCGTGATCGTACGCGGCAAGGTGCGCGCCGACAAGCGCGCACCCGGCGGCTACGAGATCGACGTGGTGGGGGTCGAAGTGGTGCAGCGCGTGCCCGAGTCCGATCCCTATCCCATCTCGCTCAAGGAGCACGGAGTCGAGTTCCTGATGGACCACCGGCACCTGTGGGTGCGCTCGCCGCGGCAGTGCGCCATCCTGCGGGTGCGGGCGGAGATCATCAAGGCGGCGCGCGACTTCTTCGACGAGCGCGGCTTCACCCTCACGGACCCGCCCATCCTCACGCCCGCGGCCTGCGAGGGAACGACTACGTTGTTCCCGGTGAATTACTTCGACGAGGAAGCGTTCCTCACCCAGTCCGGCCAGCTCTACATCGAGGCCACAGCCATGGCGCTGGGCAAGGTGTACTCGTTCGGCCCCACGTTCCGCGCAGAGAAATCGAAGACGCGGCGCCACCTGACGGAGTTCTGGATGGTCGAGCCGGAAGTCGCCTATGCCACTCTTGATGACCTGATGCAACTGGCGGAAGAGTTCATTACCTTCATCGTGAAGCGATGCCTGGAGCGGCGGCGCGCCGATCTGGAGGCGATAGGCCGGAAGCTCGAACCGCTGGAGAAGATCGATGTCCCCTTTCCGCGGCTCACCTATGACGAAGCCGTGAAGATGCTGCAGGAGGGCCACGCCAAGGGCGCGCTCGAGCAGCGCTTCGAGTGGGGCGGCGACCTGGGTTCGCCCGATGAGACCTACCTTTCCGCGCAGTTCGAGCGGCCGGTGATGGTGCATCGTTATCCGGCGCAGGTGAAAGCGTTCTACATGGAGCCCGACCCGCAGCGGCCGGAGTTGGCGCTGTGCGTGGATGTGCTGGCGCCGGAGGGCTATGGCGAGATTATCGGCGGATCACAGCGCATCGGCTCCTACGAGCTGCTGCTGAAGCGCATTCGCGAGCACGGCCTGCCGGAAGCGGCGTTCAAATGGTACCTGGACCTGCGCAAATACGGTGGCGTGCCGCACGGCGGCTTCGGCATGGGCATCGAGCGCGTGGTGGCGTGGATCTGCGGGCTGGAACATGTGCGGGAGACGATTCCATTCCCGAGGATGCTGTACCGGCTGTATCCGTAA
- a CDS encoding ATP-dependent DNA ligase, with product MHALATAAEALASTTRKTQKLEILADYLKSRSVEEAAASAIFFSGHVFPVSSERTLQIGGALVWNVLQELTGKSEAEMSAAYRRYGDTGAAAEELLAGIAPAESTLNVLNAAEVFLAAAKTSGSSAKTNLLRELLRHATALEAKYIVKIITGDLRIGVKESLVEEAIARAYDAPLEDVRRANMLLGDIAETLRLAAAGRLASAAMRLFHPLGFMLASPVASAEEAFEYIAAAVVEDKYDGIRAQAHVGGEPRRARLFSRTRDDVTASFPELEEPLAEFPGEVVLDGEIVAWDASAQRALPFTELQKRLGRKKVTDELLRSIPVAYVAFDLLYAGGELLLDRPLRERALLLEALFTQRRPAPSRRVRQGQGKLHFDGEGEPVGSVLRAPQWKAATPTELDQLFERSLARGNEGLMIKDPESPYKPGSRGKWWLKLKRELATLDVVVTAAEYGHGKRAGVLSDVTFAVREGDRLLNVGKAYSGLTDSEIAELTQWFLEHTLADEGWRRQVEPKIVLEVAFNAVMRSDRHESGYALRFPRILRIRTDKSAEEIDTLDRVREIFEKQRV from the coding sequence ATGCACGCTCTGGCCACTGCCGCCGAGGCTCTCGCCTCTACCACCAGGAAGACGCAAAAGCTCGAAATCCTGGCGGACTATCTGAAGTCGCGCAGCGTGGAGGAAGCCGCGGCGTCAGCGATTTTCTTCTCCGGACATGTTTTCCCGGTGTCGAGTGAAAGGACGCTACAGATTGGTGGTGCCCTGGTGTGGAACGTGCTCCAGGAGCTCACCGGCAAGAGCGAAGCGGAAATGAGCGCGGCCTACCGGCGTTATGGAGATACTGGCGCCGCAGCCGAGGAATTGCTCGCCGGCATAGCTCCGGCCGAGAGCACGCTGAACGTGCTGAATGCCGCCGAAGTTTTTCTTGCCGCGGCGAAGACGAGTGGCTCATCCGCCAAGACGAATCTGCTGCGCGAGCTGCTGCGACACGCCACCGCGCTCGAGGCCAAGTACATCGTCAAGATCATCACCGGCGACCTGCGTATCGGGGTGAAGGAGAGCCTGGTGGAAGAAGCCATCGCACGGGCGTACGACGCGCCTCTGGAGGACGTCCGGCGTGCCAACATGCTGCTCGGCGATATTGCCGAGACCCTTCGCCTTGCCGCCGCTGGCCGCCTCGCGTCTGCGGCCATGCGATTGTTTCATCCACTCGGCTTCATGCTGGCCAGCCCGGTGGCCTCGGCAGAGGAAGCCTTTGAGTACATCGCCGCGGCCGTGGTGGAGGACAAGTACGACGGCATCCGCGCCCAGGCGCACGTGGGCGGAGAGCCGCGGCGCGCACGCCTGTTCTCGCGCACACGCGACGACGTCACGGCGTCGTTTCCGGAACTCGAGGAGCCTCTGGCCGAGTTTCCCGGCGAAGTCGTGCTGGATGGCGAGATCGTAGCCTGGGACGCGTCCGCGCAACGCGCGCTCCCGTTCACAGAATTACAGAAGCGGTTGGGCCGCAAGAAAGTCACGGACGAACTACTGCGCAGCATTCCCGTGGCCTACGTTGCGTTCGACCTGCTGTACGCGGGCGGCGAACTGCTGCTCGACCGGCCGCTGCGCGAACGAGCGCTGCTCCTTGAAGCCCTGTTTACCCAGCGCCGGCCCGCGCCGTCTCGTCGCGTCCGCCAGGGCCAGGGCAAGCTGCATTTCGACGGCGAAGGCGAGCCCGTGGGCAGCGTCCTGCGGGCTCCGCAGTGGAAAGCTGCGACACCAACTGAGCTCGACCAACTTTTCGAACGGTCGCTGGCTCGCGGCAATGAAGGACTGATGATCAAGGACCCGGAATCGCCCTATAAGCCGGGTAGCCGGGGCAAATGGTGGCTCAAGCTGAAGCGCGAGCTGGCCACACTCGACGTGGTGGTCACCGCCGCCGAGTATGGCCACGGCAAGCGCGCCGGCGTGCTGAGCGACGTGACGTTCGCCGTGCGCGAAGGCGACCGTCTGCTCAACGTCGGCAAAGCCTACTCCGGACTCACCGACAGCGAGATCGCCGAGCTGACGCAGTGGTTCCTGGAGCACACTCTCGCCGACGAAGGCTGGCGGCGGCAGGTCGAACCGAAAATCGTGCTCGAGGTGGCTTTCAATGCGGTGATGCGCTCGGACCGCCACGAAAGCGGCTACGCCCTGCGTTTTCCGCGCATCCTGCGCATCCGCACAGACAAATCGGCGGAGGAGATTGACACGCTCGACCGGGTGCGCGAGATCTTCGAGAAGCAGCGCGTGTAG
- a CDS encoding sugar phosphate isomerase/epimerase, whose protein sequence is MSTYVYVTQRLHPGLLDSLVRGGAEAIEIFCARGHLDYTNRAHVREIASWFWSSGVPLNSMHSPMFCDYEWGRSGAPPINPVDPDRKRRVEAMDEIKRALEVAEQIPFRFMVQHMGIGGEAYDARKFEAGLSSIEHLRAFARPLGVTLLVENIPNELSTPARLLEFLTAGHFDDLGVCFDVGHAHLADGVEAAFEMLKSRIQSTHVHDNARDRDSHLWPGEGSVDWNQAMALLRSAPQAPPLLMEIEGEGKTGIPERMAAAFRKLEEAGK, encoded by the coding sequence ATGTCCACCTATGTCTACGTGACGCAGCGGCTGCACCCCGGGCTGCTGGACAGCCTGGTGCGCGGCGGCGCCGAGGCCATCGAGATCTTCTGCGCCCGCGGGCATCTGGACTACACCAACCGCGCCCACGTGCGGGAGATCGCCTCCTGGTTCTGGTCCAGCGGGGTTCCGCTGAACTCCATGCACTCGCCCATGTTCTGCGATTACGAGTGGGGACGCTCGGGCGCGCCGCCCATCAATCCGGTGGACCCGGATCGCAAGCGCCGCGTCGAGGCCATGGACGAGATCAAGCGGGCGCTCGAAGTGGCCGAGCAGATCCCGTTCCGCTTCATGGTGCAGCACATGGGCATAGGGGGCGAAGCCTACGACGCGCGCAAATTCGAGGCCGGGCTGAGTTCCATCGAGCACCTGCGCGCCTTCGCCAGGCCGCTGGGCGTCACGCTGCTGGTGGAGAACATCCCCAACGAGCTGTCGACGCCGGCGCGCCTGCTGGAGTTCCTAACCGCGGGACACTTCGACGACCTGGGCGTGTGCTTCGACGTGGGCCACGCGCATCTGGCGGACGGCGTCGAGGCGGCCTTCGAGATGCTGAAGTCACGCATCCAGTCCACGCACGTGCACGACAACGCCCGCGACCGCGATTCGCATCTCTGGCCGGGCGAGGGTTCGGTGGACTGGAACCAGGCGATGGCGCTGCTGCGCTCGGCGCCCCAGGCCCCGCCGCTGCTGATGGAGATCGAGGGCGAAGGCAAGACGGGCATCCCGGAACGCATGGCGGCGGCATTCCGCAAGCTGGAGGAGGCGGGGAAGTAG
- a CDS encoding D-alanine--D-alanine ligase family protein: MKKLRVGVLFGGRSGEHEVSLLSAASVIDAIDKAKYEVVPIGITKEGRWVAAAHAERLLRGKPATGEERHLRAGDPATTAPAAVLAKGEGVIVPPVPGERSSSLVPFESDAHMPHAAAHAVSVDIIFPVLHGTFGEDGTVQGLLELADIPYVGAGVVGSACGMDKDVMKRLFAAAKLPIVPHVTLLRGDWERAPNHVRRIIEKRLKYPMFVKPANLGSSVGISKVHDASELKGAIDLAGSFDRKIIVEQGVGGKKGKAREIECSVLGNDHPQASIAGEVVPGKEFYDYDAKYLDEGSELLIPARISKRQQKQVQQLAVRAFRAVDCAGLARVDFLMDPRSQKIYVNEINTMPGFTSISMYPKLWAATGLSYPDLINRLIELGLERHAEKKQNRYSR, translated from the coding sequence ATGAAGAAGCTGCGCGTCGGAGTCCTGTTCGGAGGCCGCAGCGGCGAGCATGAGGTCTCGCTGCTCTCGGCCGCGTCAGTCATCGACGCTATCGACAAGGCCAAGTATGAGGTCGTCCCCATCGGCATCACCAAGGAGGGCCGCTGGGTGGCGGCGGCCCACGCCGAGCGCCTGCTGCGCGGCAAGCCCGCCACGGGCGAGGAGCGCCACCTGCGCGCGGGCGATCCTGCAACCACCGCTCCGGCGGCGGTGCTGGCCAAGGGCGAGGGCGTCATTGTGCCGCCTGTGCCCGGCGAACGTTCGAGCTCGCTGGTTCCCTTCGAAAGTGACGCGCATATGCCGCACGCCGCCGCGCACGCCGTCAGCGTGGACATCATCTTCCCCGTGCTGCACGGCACCTTCGGCGAGGATGGCACGGTGCAGGGCCTGCTCGAACTGGCGGACATCCCTTACGTCGGCGCGGGTGTGGTGGGCTCGGCCTGCGGCATGGACAAGGACGTGATGAAGCGCCTGTTCGCCGCGGCCAAGCTGCCGATTGTGCCTCACGTCACCCTGCTGCGCGGCGACTGGGAACGCGCCCCCAACCATGTGCGCCGCATCATCGAAAAGCGGCTCAAGTATCCGATGTTCGTGAAACCGGCAAATTTGGGCTCCTCGGTGGGCATCTCCAAGGTGCACGATGCCTCCGAACTCAAGGGGGCCATCGACCTGGCCGGCTCGTTCGACCGCAAGATCATCGTCGAGCAGGGCGTGGGCGGGAAGAAAGGCAAGGCGCGCGAGATCGAGTGCTCGGTGCTGGGCAATGACCACCCGCAGGCCTCCATCGCCGGCGAGGTCGTTCCCGGCAAGGAGTTCTACGACTACGACGCCAAGTACCTCGACGAGGGCTCGGAGCTGTTGATTCCCGCGCGCATCTCCAAACGCCAGCAGAAGCAGGTGCAGCAACTGGCGGTGCGCGCCTTTCGCGCCGTGGATTGCGCCGGCCTGGCGCGCGTGGACTTCCTCATGGATCCCCGGAGCCAGAAGATCTACGTCAACGAGATCAACACCATGCCGGGGTTCACCTCCATCAGCATGTATCCCAAGCTGTGGGCGGCTACCGGGCTGAGCTACCCGGACCTCATCAACCGCCTGATCGAACTCGGCCTGGAGCGCCACGCCGAAAAGAAGCAGAACCGCTACAGCCGTTAA
- the coaE gene encoding dephospho-CoA kinase (Dephospho-CoA kinase (CoaE) performs the final step in coenzyme A biosynthesis.), giving the protein MLRVGLTGGLSSGKSTVAQMLARRGARVLDADRLVHELMRPGLPVYQEIVRRFGSDILAADKSIDRKKLADAAFGGGRIAELNRIVHPAVIAMQDAWMDDLEREEPQALAVVEAALILEAGAAPRFDKLVVVTCRQAQKVERFAARYPLGVEAGRAEAARRLAAQMPDKEKVARADYVIDNSGTLEQTDSQVEKVFAELLEIATEIQRRRERRNAEGKMKKAKRERTRATRIARR; this is encoded by the coding sequence GTGCTGCGGGTGGGGCTGACCGGCGGTCTTTCCAGCGGCAAGTCCACCGTAGCCCAGATGCTGGCGCGGCGCGGCGCGCGCGTGCTCGATGCCGACCGCCTGGTACACGAACTCATGCGCCCGGGTCTCCCTGTGTACCAGGAGATCGTGCGGCGGTTCGGTAGCGACATTCTGGCTGCCGACAAGTCCATCGACCGCAAGAAGCTGGCCGACGCGGCGTTCGGTGGCGGACGCATCGCGGAGCTGAACCGCATCGTGCATCCGGCGGTAATCGCGATGCAGGACGCGTGGATGGACGACCTGGAGCGCGAAGAACCGCAGGCCCTGGCGGTGGTGGAGGCAGCGCTGATCCTGGAGGCGGGCGCGGCACCGCGTTTCGACAAGCTGGTGGTGGTGACCTGCCGGCAGGCGCAGAAGGTGGAGCGCTTCGCCGCACGCTATCCGCTGGGCGTCGAGGCGGGACGCGCGGAAGCCGCCCGGCGCCTGGCCGCACAGATGCCGGACAAGGAAAAGGTGGCGCGGGCGGACTACGTCATCGACAATTCCGGAACGCTGGAGCAGACGGACAGCCAGGTGGAGAAAGTGTTTGCGGAACTGCTCGAAATAGCCACAGAGATACAGAGGCGAAGAGAACGGCGGAATGCAGAAGGGAAAATGAAAAAGGCAAAAAGGGAAAGGACGCGCGCAACGAGAATCGCAAGGCGGTAG
- the rocF gene encoding arginase: MATPAVNTTAAGITPRKIRVIGVPLDLGQSRRGVDMGPSAVRVAGLEARLEALGHVVEDAGNVSVAIAEQKKEGDPRAKYLKEITATCTKHAELVLKTLEAGKTPLVLGGDHSVAAGTVAGVAEFYRRQNQKIGLLWIDAHTDINTPETSPSGNVHGMPLAAIMGLGPPEMANILGFAPKVAPENCVLVGVRDIDQVEKENVRKAGVEVFTMRDIDERGMRTVIEEALRMAGRGTAGYHVSLDMDWIDPEDAPGVGTPVRGGATYREAHLAMEIIADHGRMTSFEIVEVNPVIDEHNRTADLAVELALSVFGKKIL, from the coding sequence ATGGCGACACCAGCGGTCAACACTACGGCAGCAGGCATCACGCCCCGGAAGATCCGTGTCATCGGCGTGCCCCTGGATCTGGGGCAGTCGCGACGCGGCGTGGACATGGGGCCTTCGGCGGTACGGGTGGCGGGCCTGGAGGCGCGCCTGGAAGCGCTCGGCCACGTGGTGGAGGATGCCGGCAACGTCTCCGTGGCCATCGCCGAGCAGAAGAAGGAAGGCGATCCCCGCGCCAAGTACCTGAAAGAGATCACCGCCACCTGTACCAAGCACGCTGAACTGGTCCTGAAGACGCTGGAAGCCGGGAAGACGCCGCTGGTGCTGGGCGGCGACCACTCCGTGGCCGCGGGCACGGTGGCGGGCGTGGCCGAGTTCTACCGGCGGCAGAACCAGAAGATCGGCCTGCTGTGGATCGACGCGCACACCGACATCAACACGCCTGAGACCTCGCCCAGCGGCAACGTGCATGGCATGCCGCTGGCCGCCATCATGGGCCTGGGTCCGCCGGAGATGGCCAACATCCTCGGCTTCGCGCCCAAGGTCGCGCCGGAAAACTGCGTGCTGGTGGGCGTGCGCGACATCGATCAGGTGGAGAAGGAGAACGTACGCAAGGCCGGGGTGGAAGTCTTCACTATGCGAGACATCGACGAGCGCGGCATGCGTACGGTGATCGAGGAGGCGCTGCGCATGGCGGGCCGCGGGACCGCCGGCTACCACGTCTCGCTGGACATGGACTGGATCGACCCCGAGGACGCGCCCGGCGTCGGCACCCCGGTGCGCGGCGGCGCCACCTATCGCGAGGCGCACCTGGCCATGGAGATCATCGCCGACCACGGCCGCATGACCAGCTTCGAGATCGTCGAGGTTAATCCCGTCATCGACGAACACAACCGCACCGCCGACCTGGCGGTGGAGCTGGCGCTCTCCGTGTTCGGGAAGAAGATCTTATAG
- the ggt gene encoding gamma-glutamyltransferase gives MPIHRKSLILLAVAAIFAGLPANVSGAGRSPVRAPKAMVASVHEAASQAGVEMMQAGGNAVDAAVATGFALAVVHPQAGNLGGGGFLLVRWADGKTHFLDFREKAPAKAQRDMYLDAQGNVVKDASVVGYRAIAVPGSVKGLAYAQKKWGKLPLKRVMEPAIRLAREGFALSYEDAQDFKDEEETLSRFAETRRIFLRNGDLYKAGEIFRQPELARTLERIAADPEDFYRGAMARELVAALEKGGGLITLADLAAYAVKEREPVRGWYRGYEIIGAPPPSSGGIVLIEALNVLEGYNLAKLGNRSADSIHLTVEAFRRAFFDRAQFLGDPDFSALPVAQLIDKRYAAAWRESVNPAHASASAELKRPAGVFHELDRIAALHPPSFIPEPEHTTHYSVVDPEGNAVAVTTTLNDSLGSRVTAEGLGFLLNDQMDDFATKPGVPNLYGLIQGEANAIGPGKRPLSAMTPTIVLKNGKLFLVLGSPGGPRIITTVANILMGVVDYGLNIQEAVNAPRFHHQWLPDAIYMEKSGFSPDTRRLLEERGHKFMEKDPVYASGYWSDGECIAIDLATGERLGASDMRNNGKAVGY, from the coding sequence ATGCCAATCCATCGTAAGTCATTGATATTGCTGGCGGTTGCTGCGATTTTCGCGGGGCTTCCGGCCAATGTCAGCGGGGCGGGCCGCAGCCCGGTGCGCGCCCCCAAGGCGATGGTGGCGAGCGTCCACGAGGCGGCTTCGCAAGCGGGCGTAGAGATGATGCAGGCGGGCGGCAACGCCGTGGATGCCGCCGTGGCCACCGGGTTCGCTCTGGCGGTGGTGCATCCGCAAGCCGGCAACCTGGGCGGCGGCGGATTCCTGCTGGTGCGCTGGGCGGACGGCAAGACGCACTTCCTCGACTTCCGCGAGAAGGCTCCGGCCAAGGCGCAGCGGGACATGTATCTGGACGCGCAGGGCAACGTAGTCAAGGACGCATCGGTGGTGGGCTACCGCGCCATCGCCGTGCCCGGCTCGGTCAAGGGTCTGGCGTACGCGCAGAAGAAGTGGGGCAAGCTGCCGCTGAAACGCGTGATGGAGCCGGCCATCCGCCTGGCGCGCGAGGGCTTCGCGCTCAGCTACGAGGACGCCCAGGACTTCAAAGACGAAGAGGAAACCCTTTCTCGCTTCGCCGAGACACGGCGCATCTTCCTGCGCAACGGCGACCTGTACAAGGCCGGCGAGATCTTCCGCCAGCCGGAGCTGGCACGCACGCTGGAGCGCATCGCCGCCGACCCGGAAGACTTCTACCGCGGCGCCATGGCGCGCGAACTGGTGGCAGCGCTGGAAAAAGGCGGCGGGCTGATCACGCTCGCAGACCTTGCCGCCTACGCGGTGAAGGAACGCGAGCCGGTGCGGGGCTGGTATCGCGGCTACGAGATCATCGGCGCGCCGCCGCCGTCTTCGGGCGGAATCGTGCTGATCGAAGCGCTGAACGTTTTGGAAGGCTATAACCTGGCGAAGCTCGGCAATCGCTCGGCGGATTCCATCCATCTCACCGTGGAGGCATTCCGGCGGGCGTTCTTCGATCGCGCGCAGTTTCTCGGCGATCCGGATTTTTCCGCCCTGCCGGTGGCGCAGCTCATTGACAAGCGCTACGCCGCGGCCTGGCGCGAGTCGGTGAATCCGGCGCACGCCAGCGCAAGCGCAGAGCTGAAGCGCCCGGCGGGTGTCTTCCACGAGCTGGACCGGATAGCAGCGTTGCACCCGCCCTCGTTCATTCCCGAGCCGGAACACACCACGCACTACTCCGTGGTCGATCCCGAAGGCAACGCCGTCGCTGTGACCACCACGCTGAATGATTCGCTGGGCTCGCGAGTGACGGCAGAAGGCTTGGGCTTCCTGCTGAACGACCAGATGGACGACTTCGCAACCAAGCCCGGCGTTCCCAACCTGTACGGGCTGATTCAGGGCGAAGCCAACGCCATCGGGCCGGGAAAGCGTCCGCTTTCCGCCATGACGCCGACCATCGTGCTGAAGAACGGCAAGCTGTTCCTGGTGCTGGGATCGCCGGGCGGCCCGCGCATCATCACCACGGTGGCCAACATCCTGATGGGCGTGGTGGACTATGGCCTGAACATCCAGGAAGCGGTGAACGCGCCGCGTTTCCACCATCAGTGGCTGCCGGATGCCATCTATATGGAGAAGAGCGGCTTTTCTCCAGACACGCGGCGTCTGCTGGAGGAACGCGGCCACAAGTTCATGGAAAAGGATCCGGTGTACGCGTCGGGCTATTGGAGCGACGGCGAATGCATCGCCATCGACCTCGCCACCGGTGAGCGGCTGGGCGCCAGCGACATGCGCAACAACGGGAAGGCGGTGGGCTACTGA